The Anolis carolinensis isolate JA03-04 chromosome 2, rAnoCar3.1.pri, whole genome shotgun sequence genome contains the following window.
CAGCAACCCTTACCATCACCATCCTGTCCCATTATAGTGGTGACCATGGTGTGCAACTCAGGGAGTCACTATTGGGACACCAAGTAGGCTCAATCTGGCACTTGGGATGCCAGATTCAGTGGTGGTGAGTATAGagtagtgattcccaaagtgggcactaccgcctcctggtgggtgctgcagcaatccaggggagcaatgatggccacaggtatatatatctttctgtttaattgctattaaaatttatatatatatatatatatatatatatatatatatatatatatatatatataaatataaaatttccagggcgctgagtaatattttttatggaaagggggcggtaggccaaatatgtttgggaaccactggtatagagccATCctaagagagagaagggggaaaaagagggAAGGCTCTGATTTTTACGTCCTCCCCTTTCTGATCATGCTGGTACTTTGGCAAGTGTCATCACTTGCACCCAATGGTTGCCATTATGATGGGGACAGACAGTGATGGTAGGTGTCATTCTCTATCCCTGAGCCACTTGAACCAGGGGAAACAGTGGTGGCTGGTTATGAACTGGCCCAGCTGTTCACATGCCTCCAAAGTGAAGTTGAGTTCTAGAGCTTCAGGGAACCTCTGGAACATTCCCCAACTTTGGGTAATGTGAATTGGCTTCATGCATCACGTGGATACAAAGATGTTCATTCTCACCTCCCGCCTCATTTGGCCCTTGTAGATGAAgaaggcaaaagttattaatgaggaaaaaaacCTAGGTAGAAGAGGCTACAGCTGTTTGCCTTTATTTGAGACTATTGGGAAGGAAAAGATTCCACCCCTTTTCAAATTTGCTTTGCAAACTGCTCTGATCCACTCCCTGCATAAACAAACAACTTCTTCTGATGGCAGTGGCATCTCCTGGTTTGTGGACTTTGTGTATTTCTTTCTGGTATTTGATCTGATGATGTCCTCTGGGGATATATACAAGGCCAAAATTCACCCTGCTAATCACAAGGCTATCCTTTGCTACCATGCTATTTTACTTCTATCAGCTGATTCTAATAAATTTAGTGTTAAACTTTCAATGTGTGTACATGCACACACCATAACAGTCACAACTGTCACAATGGGTGCCTGCATTTCAGGTTGGTAAATAGGCTTCTATGAGATGAAACAGATCAAAGGATTGATATTGTTATGTATGCCATCTTTATCTAGGAGTTGGTGTTGTCATGTAGGCTGTGTTCTTCAATGCATCTTAAGTTTTAACATAGCCAGAAAATCACCATGTAATGAGAAACAATAATTTCATTTGTCAgaagaaaaatatgaaatatgcAGACAAAAGAAACTCTAAATGAACAAAAATGCAGTTTGCGTAGATATGCCCTAGCTCATTTTTTTTGTAGAGAAATAACAGGAAGAAAATTCTTCTAGGGCTTTTGAGTGAAGACCAAAGCAAGTGTGACATTcattgaataaataaaattaatgcaaCATATTCAGGGGTAGCTGTGTTGggcatacataaaaataaaaacacaaaagaacTATACCTTTACTGGCCAACCAAAATACACAACATTATGCAAGCGTTTGAAGTtttactggcttcttcatcaggcaaaaaggTTTTAAAATTCATACAGGGGAAGAAAATAAAAGTAGCAGTCTGTATTCCAAAATGAGCAATTTCACTGCTGCTAATGGAGTTTAATTTTTACTGTCCTTTGTCTCAGACCTCACATGGCTTCAAAAGGTCATGGGGGAGGGGAGCAGCGTGACCTCTATCTGCATTGAGATCCCTTCAGATCAACTGAAACAacatctgatacaaaacataggtCTGTGACTCCaatgttatatatttttcttttcttcttctgaatgaatgATTAAACATctcttgcctgatgaagaagccagtggagcttcaaaagcttgcttcaagtgttttgtgcattttggttggccaataaagatATCATTCTTTGTGTGGATTTTGTTTATTCTGCAATTAAAGTGACAGGTTTACAATAGTTAAAATAGGGACCCCAAGCAGCTTTGGGGCTGTAATGGTTGTGAAAGGAGAGGTACACTCTTACACATAAATGTAACAACTAGGGCATAAACGAATACAACATGCACATTGCAACTTTAGAGGAATAGACTACAGCAAAGTGCAAAAAAGCTAAGTCCCCTCAACCATAGAAATGAGAAGCTGCTCAGATTTGTGACTCTCACCtaagaaaaatatatacattaattgcAGCCACTCCATTAATATCGTGCTTCATTCGGCCCTCAGTTTGATCTAAGTGAAACGCAGGCTGTGGCATTTCCTAGGCTGAATTGATACTGtagattcatgggagttgtagttttataaggcctttagctttctctgccaaggagtaccAGTGGCTCATCAAACtactgctcccaggattccatagcattgatccatgccagttaaagtagtatcaaactgcattaactctacagtgtaaatgcagcctTATATTATTCAGAGGCCTCATGCAATAGCCTTAGTAGTTGATACTGTCAGTGTAAATGAAGAGTTCGATGCattaatggtgtgtgtgtgtgtgttgaggcaGAGAGAGACAGTTCATTATGCTGACATATTGAAGTACATCGCAGAAAAACGTTGCATGAAAAGTTCTGTCTCAAGCTGTTGCTAAACGATTTCCAGGGTTCCATCAATCTGACATGGTTTCCTTGCTCTGAAATCACTCACTTAACAACAATGGGGTTTTTAACAGCTTTTGTTTTATTACTCACATGGGATAAATCAGTACCGAGTCACTGAGGTTCTTTAGATTGGCAAATGAGTTACAGTGTTTTATTAATATCACAGGGCTCACAAAGTATAAAATGTTGGGATTTAAAACCTGTTGAGAGGTTTACATAAGTTTTACAGATGTTTTCCAGTCTTCTTGAGCACTCTAGCAAATCCAAGTAAACATATAGCATATATTAGCTGCTGACAGCGAACAAGTGGGTCCCTCACCAGAAAGAAACTGCCAGCAACCAGGCAGCAAGTTAAATCACTGACAGCCTTTTTGTAGGAAATCAGCAACTGTCCCATCATCTTGACACATGGTGGTAACTGATCCATTTTATTTGAaccaaaacatctgaaaactCTCATTGTAAATTTACCTCTGCCTGTATTTGCTTTTACTTATTGACTCATTTGGAAAGAATTAATTTTAATGGCATCACAACTCTGGTTTAATGTCTCTGCACTGTTACCATACAAAAAGCAGCAGTTGTGATGATTCCAGGACTGATGTCTAGGTCTCGGAAAGTCTCCTGGAAAAAATGAATTGGGCACTATGAGGCAATTATGAGCCTTCTAGAGCTCAGGGCTGCCAAGTGTGGGGCGACTGGTACACTTTGCCTTGGGCCACCCACAGAGCAAGGGCTCTTCTCCTCTGTTTTCATTGGTTCCTGCCTCTGTACTTGACATTCCCACAGCTTGCAGCATTGCATTTGCCCTGGGAACCACAAAAATGTAGGTTAGCCCTGCCAGAGCATAACCCAGCCAACCACCAGACTATTTGTCTTACATGGATCCCTTTCTAAGAAAAAGTAACTAGTTATTAATTATTCTCAGTCTAAATTAATGAGTAACAGAGGAGCAAAAatgcagggtgcatctacaatgtagagtgTTTTGCTATCAAACTTTGATTCCCAACTGCTATATGGGGCTGAGGTATGGGAGAAAATTACTAAAACAATTTTAGAGATTTCACAGTTAGGTTCTCCAAGGAGTATGTTaagctcctctcctctcctcttgctTTCCTTCTATTGCAGTTACTGTGCTTGAGAAAAGCCATAGGGCAGTTGACCTCCCTTTTCTTGCTCCCTGTAGCTTTTAGCACTATTCAACTTGAGAAGGAAACAGCGTGATTCATAGATTAAGTACTAAACTGTTTTGTTTGTCCTTGATGGGATCTTCAGCAGCTTTTTGGTTCAGTTGTTGCCTCTACAGTCTAAAAATGCCCCAAATTTAGACAGGGCTACAGCTGGTTCAACCATGTTGGATgaacatttctgggagttgtgatccaaaaATGGGGTTTTTCCCATGTTCTCAAATATGCAAAGCTCAGGGCAAAAAGTCAGACCTTTTTTGCTCTGTTTAGCCTGGAAAATCAATACTGTTTAAACTGATTTTGGGAAAAACAATTGAATATCTATCttattaattaattcattaaagTCACATTCCCCAAATCATAACGGTTCTCAGGGAGGAGAATCGCTATATTTTCTCATTATTCTTTATTCCATATTCTTTTCTCAAGTTTAATATGAATAATGTTGAGAGGACAGGGTGAATAGTGAACCTTGGGCAGGGAAAAACATGTTGGCACAATTCCCTCTCCTTTTCTGTGCTGCTGCTGCATTTCCAAAAGAAAGCAAACCAGAATGAGACTGACTGTTAGCTACTCTAGGTTAGCTATGCATTATCAGTTGTAACTGACAGAAAGAAAAATTATAGGCGGCATACAAGCAGCTCTACAAATGATACCCCTAGGAAATTAACGTTTGATTTTGTGTGACAGTTCAGTGAGCCTGTTTGTTCCCTCATGACAGTTAACCCGCCCTCCTACACCCTGTCTGCATTGTGATTTCTGAAATCATCAATTCCAAAGCCTCACTAGTGCTTGCTATGCCAATATAGCCCATTTGTGTTCAAATGAAATTTTGCTGGCCCTTCATTTGCTAGAACGTACATCACGGTTATAAATTTGAAGGGTTGTGGAGAAAGGCTAGTTCTAGTttgtaattttgaaaaaaaaatctcaaatttatttattttatatacatccTCTTTTTTCCCACCATAAAATAGAAAGTTGGGGGAGTTTCTGGTAAATGATCCCAAATTGTTTACTTGTTCTTGTTAGCTCATTCCTTCATATGCTCTTATACTGCACATTATAAATCCACACCATTCCTGAAGCACCTTGGAGAGACACAGGATGTTCAATTAGAGACCCCTCATCTGTGAGGATGAATTCTGTCCAGAAATATGAacttttctggaggagaggaaagAGAGGATCTAAGCCACTGTGAtttaacacacatatataaatcacAGTAACTGTCACATATCTGTATGGCTCCATCAATATTTCGGACATGCAGCACCCATTTTTCTTACTTTGGATTCCTTACCCATTTTGAAGCATGGAAGTGGTCCCATCCCTAATCCtcccgaaggaaggaagggagggagggagggagggaggaaataatCACTGTGAATTTATTATGAATCCCCCTTCATGAAACTTTATCCTAAGCAAAAAACTTTCATTCACTCATCGGAATCTCTATGtctaaaggttttttaaaaactgattttatACATTGAGAATCTAAAGatatagaaagaaggaaggaaagcctAAATCTTCATGATTTTTTCCGAGTTGAAGTATTTTAAATCACATGGcaccaaaaatattttgaagaggAAAAAAACTGCAATTGAAATGTGTGTAAGGAAATGTGTTCTGACCTGGTACCTTCTAGATATGTCAAACCAttaatcccataattcccaaccAACATGATAGGTattgtagttcaaaacatttggagCACACCTGGCTGGAGAAAGCTACACAACATGGATAACCAACTGAAGCCCCTTTCACAGTGCAgaataaaatccctcattatctgttttgaactgcaatatatagcagtgtagacttagataacccggttcaaagtagacattgtgggattttctgccttgatattctgggttatatggctgtgtggaagggttctgtGATGTGAATAATATCagttgcaatatttatttattttttaaatgagaaaCAGATAATTATTCTATTTAAAATGTTAGTTTTGTCTTGACACAACATTTTGAAATGATTCTGTTTTGACAAAGGATTTCCCTTTTCAAAAATCTATTTGTTGCAAATATGGAAagggaaaaatgaaagaaaataaatgggaataaaaacaaatttaaacataTTCAGTTCACAGAGGTAGTAGTAAGGATCACACAATCGTCAATTAAGCATATAGGCTAATGTGGATGCTGCATGTCCCAAAAGGCATTTAATAAAAAACAATGGATAAAAACAGGATGCACATCCAAATGTAGACTGATGGATGGGGGTCTGCCTGTCTGTCTAATAGAACAGTTTACAGGAATGTAGTTAAGggagtggattttttttattgtgccagaaacgacttgagaacatactgcaagtcgcttctggtatgagagaattggccatctacagagacgttgcacagggaatgctcagaggtgtcagctgggaggcttctctaatgtctctgtaagctacagctgacagacaggagctcaccccatctcgcgaattcgaaccagtaaccttcaggtcagaaacccaccCTGCAGGTCAGCAGTTCGGCCGGCACAAGGGgtcaacccattgcgccactgcagctcctaAAGAGAGTGGATGGGACAAAATGAGAGCACGGCCACATTAAATAGAAATTCTGCCCCTTCCCATTAATGTTTTCTTCTGTCATTAAATTTCCAACACTGCAAAGAGTGATATATTCAAAATAATTAACACCTACAACTCTTCCATTAGCTATGTTTGCATTCCCATGGTAACTTTGCCTGCCCCTGTTCACTGGATGCCTAAACTCTATTTCTGGAGATTAAACTGaaattttaagttactgcaatgctctccctccctccccctgccccctcccctcccgctTTGCTGAAAATCTCTTAAGGGAGAAATGATGGCATCTCTGCACAGCACCTTCTAGTTGCTGGAATGAGGAGCCTTTCATCTGGAAAAGCTCTGTGTTCCTTTGCAACTCTTGAGGGATCATAGAGCCCATTTACATTGTTCTTGTGTTAGGCTCCACGTTGCAAGAGACATTATAGGCATAGCTGGCATATTTACAAGGAGCATTGGAGTCCAATGAGCCATGGAACCAGCTACACAAATCAAATGAGGCATGCTTTCCTGAAACACCTTTGTACCACCCAACAAGAATTTTTCTCCTTTCAAAAGCCATGCATTTTCAAGCCAAATGTTGttttgtatcttcaagtcatttctgacatatggtgaaGCCAAGGCTCTGTGTCCCTTTGCAACTCTTTTTTTTTATGAAATTTGTTCAAAGGAGGGGTAATATTTGCCTTACTCTGATTGTAAGAgagaatgacttgcccaaggtcacccagtgggtttccaaggctgaacagggatttgaaccctggtcttcagggGCATACTctaacattcaaatcactactaTACTGGATCTGTGGTTAAATGTCACAAGGATTAATGTATTAGAAGGAGTTAAACATGCTAAGCCATACCAAAGAAGAACAAAACAATTCAGATGGGATCAGTCAATGAAGATTGGGGGATCAgtctataaataataaataataatataataaataaatctttatttgtatcctgccatcatcttcccgaagggacccACAGCaactcacagaagcactccagtgctgcatgtaaacaacaatacagaagtataaatacaatgacataagtataaacaacagcacatataaaatcccactaataaaattgtaagagtataaaattataaaaaaaatcctaaagcaCAGTAGAACCTGTGAATAAGCCAGCTTTTTGCTGTGACAATCAAAGTGTGAAGCAGTACAATTGGTGGCTCATCAGATGACCATAGATTACACAAAACTGATggcctgtctgaagagccatgtttttaaattcagGCAAAGGGCTTGAAGAGTGTGGGCTAgcctaatttctttagggagggtattccagagccgggaagccaccactgagaagtccctctctctctcctccacaCCAAGCGTACTTGAGACAGTAGTGAGACTGagaaaagggcctccccagcagatctcaatggcCATGCCAGTTCgtagaaggagatgcggtctaTCTGTATATTATCTATCATATCATATACCTTTTATTGGGTGCTATAAGGCAATGAAATTTACTTAGGATCAATCATGCTGGACCCAATACAAATAATAAAGACAACAGTATAAAAACATGACATGGGATATTTAAAAGGGAGCGGAaagaaaacatcaacaacagagaaaaaagattaaaaagtTGTTTGAGATTTATACGAAAAATGGAGCAAAATAGATGAAGGTTGAGAAGTTCAAGGGGAAGCTATAACAGTTGGTTTTTCTTTAGATTACATTACTATTTAAGTGTTACCCTCTCTATGGGATTTTTGTACTGGGCTGACAATTTGTTGTTAAATAAGTACTGGGGTCCAAGATCATGGTAGAAGTAGTAATATCATCTCACTGAGGATGCCCGGACTCTTGGGTGAACTGCAGCACCCTTTGGAAAACTTCACTCTGGCAGTAAGACAGACAAAACCTAGGTAAGAGGGTGCAGCATTGTGCAGGCAATATTTTCTATATTTAGTGATAGAGTTTGCTtgattgccatttttaaaaaacaactaccCACCACCATGATTTGAGGATCTCGTTGCCAACACTTGACTGTATTTCCTTAGTTCTgcaaaaaataaatctaaaacgATTGAATGTATTCTGTGTGTATAGCCTTCATACACAAGAGTATGAACATGCATTTGTGTCTGAGAAGGAAGCTCACATACGCAGAGGTCGAGCGCAGAGCAAAAGCAAAGTCACAGGAATTATTTTGCTCCTCCTGCTCCATGCCAAAAATGTCCTTTACATCATGTCTTAAAATGCATGTCATTTGCTAGTGACAAACATCTTAAGACATTGGTCAGTAGACGTAGCATCAGAAGCAGGCCTCAGGGAAAGGCACTGGGAGAGATATGGCTGAACCTAGCAAAGCTGTGCTCATTTGCTCTTTCGAATCTATCAACAGAGACAAGTTATACAGGTTCTGCTTCTAGAGGGATTTGGCTCCATTTTTATGGTGCTTCCAAACAAGGCTTTTATTACCATGCATTAGAAGTTTGATGGACTCCAGAAGACAATGTCTTCAAATTTGTCTCTAATTTGTAGCCCTCTACTGTGTCttctatattttttcttttgacaaaaaatacctgtttaagagaggaaaataGAATTGCTGCACAGTGACATTTGATTGATCGGGAAGCACCCTTGTTCTACCCTCTTTTCTAAAACACATCCTTGCGCACATAGGAGGActcaaaataaataattcttcTTGTTAACGTGGAGGAAAAATACCTTGTATCTGTCAGAAGAGGGAGCCAGGCCCACACTGAAATCTGTGTTGCTGGAAGTTATTGAGCACAATGAATGGCAAGGAGAGAAAGTGGTTATGTGTGTAGTGGaaagggtggggggagagagagataggaACCAGAAATAAACCAGCCGCAAAAAGATGAGGTGAGTGTCGTTCTTTCAGCTGGAAGCCTGTAACATCAGCACCCTGCAAACAGCCGCACGGTGGGACGAATGACTTCTTTGTGTTGGTAAGTTTTTGCTTGAGGGCAAAGACTAATTTCATACCTTGGTGTCAGCTTGAATTATATGCAGTTTGTTTGTGGGTGTTGGGGTTCATGGTTGGGGAGGGGAGTCCCTTTGCGCTGATAGTGTGTTATTTCGATAgtcttcttttgtttttcttttgtttttctttttttacaaatgtGGACCTAACAGAGTTGATGAGCCAATCTTTTGCTTCTATGTGGATCTGTTCTAGatcatttttgaatgtttacatacataTGTGGTTCTGCACATTTGAGCGTAgcttgtttatatgtatgttcaaCCAGAGTGCAAATGGAATGCCTCCTAGGTCCCTCGGGGCTTGTCTGGCAGCTACTTTTAGAGACGATTCTAAAAGAAATGATTTTATGGCTACGTCCATTAATAATTGGGATAAATCAATACATTTTTACCATTTGGAAAAGTGGGGTTTTCCCATCAAGACCTCCATAACCCAGGAGAGTTAAAATTAATATGCCATGCTTAGAATCAGGACATTTGAGTAATTGATTTTACTTTTTTTAGTGGCCAAATAGGCTATGGAAAATAGTATTTGTTTATAGTTATAGAAAAAAGGAATAAGGCTGCGTTCTCCACAGAGAAAgcttcttgtttttaaaaaccagGATATTTGAAGGGCTACTGCTCATTATTTTCACTCATGCCTGGATTTCACTCCTCTGTGATTTAGGAAAGAAAATTCACACAGAGAGACCTTTTCTTGCGAGGTGATGTGCCTACCTAATACTTCAGATGAGAAGAAACCTGCGATGTCGGGGTCCTGGGCTTGGCAAAACAGAGAGAGATCACGTAGCATCATCCCAGACGTAAATCCAAGATCAGATGCAGCAGGAAATCCTGAAGAAAATGTTGTACTACCTGAACACATCTAAAGGAAAAAAGATTATGATTGTGATCTAATCCCCAGACTGCGGCAGTTATGAGTTATAGCTGAAAGATGGATATTTAAAGAAATTGGAAAAGTTTCTCAATAGCTACAGTTAGTGAAATTATATTTTATACACTGACCACTAGGTTGGGAGCTTACATCAAAGGCCAAAAGGAACTGCTCTTACGACTTTTCCTTATTTACCTCTACCAAGGAAAACTTAAGCATTTCAAAGCTATTTGCCAGGGAATTGGAAAGCTCATGCCTTAGCCTGGATGATTTCATCCTGATGGCCCACTTCAACAGGATATACAAAGTGTGACTTGAGTGATGACAACCCAGATAGGACTGCCTTGATGCACCAAGTTAGCATGTGAATTGAAAGAGATGGCTGGAATTGAAGGAACCACATCGAATTGAAGGAACCTTCCGAAGGGTAATGAAGAAGAGATCTTGAAAGTTGTGCCTGGAGGGTGTTGCTGATGAAAAAATAGGGCTAGCTGGTCTACTTATCTGCCCCCCACCCCTTCATACTTTTGGAAGATTATACCTTATGCAGTGCAACTTGCCTGCTTTGATTGTGACccctattttgtttttgtttttctccacTCTGCTATGCAATTCAAATTCTAAATAATATAGAAAGAAAAATGTTCTTCCCTGGACTAGACTAAAGCAACAAAAGTCAAACAGGTAGGAGATTTCTTCATATGAAAAGCTGCAGTGCTATAACTAGATCTATATATTGATCTACAAGCTATTTACTGTCTTAAATGTTAATGTATTTTCTTTGCCTCTAGGACTATGAATCTTTAACAATGTGGAACATTATGAGGAGTTGATTCCTGAGGCTACTTATAAAGAGAGAACTGGTGTTTTAATTTCAAAACTAAAATGTACAGAGACTGAAAGGGTATTAAAATGTTCCACCAATTAGAGGGAtggaaaataaaatcagaaacaaAAGCACCTAATGTGTTATGCTTCAGTAGAGCTGAAGGGCTAGTTAAACGGACACTGGATAAACTAAATCAATAATCTATTTAAGTGAGAATATATCTAAGTTGGAATGTGATTGTGACCCCGATCTATTGAGTTTAGATTTATGGGACTCTCAGAGGATTCTTCTGCTGGCATGTTCTTACTTGAGTAATCTCTTTTAGACTGAAATTCAGAAAGGATTGCCAAGAAATAGCAATAGCGGGTGCCAAGACATCAGCAACATCATCAACAAAACGACTGTGATGGTCAGTTTCAGATGCTTACCTGGTGTTCTTAATGGAATTCCTAAGGATAATGGGATACCTCCCAAGAGTTAAGAGACTTTAGCATCAGCTTTGGGGGAGGTCTTCTTGGCCACTGGTGAGTAATTACTGGACACCTGATGTCTCGTTTGTACGGATGCAAGCTGATGTCATCATCACAAGCCCCATGATATGAGATTGCCTCTGGAGAAACAATGAATTGGAACAACACCACTATGGACGGGACAGGTTTGCTTGTGAAAAAGGATTCTTGTGTCCGAATCCTCACCGGCTGCTTCCTCTCCTTGCTGATTCTCTCCACCCTCCTAGGCAACACACTTGTCTGTGCTGCTGTCATCAGATTTCGCCACCTGAGATCCAAAGTGACCAACTTCTTTGTGATCTCATTGGCCGTCTCAGACCTTTTAGTAGCAGTTTTAGTCATGCCCTGGAAAGCTGTTGCTGAGATAGCTGGATTCTGGCCTTTTGGGTCATTCTGTAACATCTGGGTAGCCTTTGACATCATGTGCTCCACTGCCTCCATCTTAAATCTGTGTGTCATTAGTGTGGACAGGTATTGGGCCATCTCTAGCCCTTTCAGGTATGAGAGGAAAATGACCCCCAGAGCAGCATTCATCATGATCAGTGTGGCATGGACTTTGTCTGTGTTGATTTCTTTCATTCCGGTGCAACTGAACTGGCACAAGGCTAAAACCACAAGCTTTCTAGACCTCAATGCCACATTTCAAGGTGTAGCAATGGACAACTGCGATTCCAGCTTAAACAGGATGTACGCCATCTCCTCCTCTCTCATTAGCTTTTATATCCCAGTGGCCATCATGTTAGTCACCTACACAAGGATATACCGAATTGCTCAAAAACAGATAAGACGCATTTCAGCCTTGGAACGGGCAGCCGTGCATGCCAAGAACTGCCAAACACCTGCTGGCAATGGAA
Protein-coding sequences here:
- the drd1 gene encoding D(1A) dopamine receptor — protein: MNWNNTTMDGTGLLVKKDSCVRILTGCFLSLLILSTLLGNTLVCAAVIRFRHLRSKVTNFFVISLAVSDLLVAVLVMPWKAVAEIAGFWPFGSFCNIWVAFDIMCSTASILNLCVISVDRYWAISSPFRYERKMTPRAAFIMISVAWTLSVLISFIPVQLNWHKAKTTSFLDLNATFQGVAMDNCDSSLNRMYAISSSLISFYIPVAIMLVTYTRIYRIAQKQIRRISALERAAVHAKNCQTPAGNGNVLDCQQPESSFKMSFKRETKVLKTLSVIMGVFVCCWLPFFILNCMVPFCEPTVPSRGTEPFCISSATFDVFVWFGWANSSLNPIIYAFNADFRKAFSTLLGCYKLCPASINAIETVSINNNGGIAFSSQLEPRGSSPKDCNMVYLIPHSVICPEEDALVNKEEEMGLPKTMEEISPVLSGILDFEADVCLEKINPITQNGQHKT